The following are encoded together in the Candidatus Marinimicrobia bacterium CG08_land_8_20_14_0_20_45_22 genome:
- a CDS encoding redox-regulated ATPase YchF, giving the protein MQIGIAGLPYSGKSALFSTLLCHKSADDSFKGKIESERGVVKVPDERLERLAAVFNPKSKVNSTVEYLKVPGLESDQKSSHGLPPQFLANMKTVDAILLVVRSFENEMFPHPFNRIDPKSDIAFANSEFLLADLTIIETRVERLEKQLRKIQNEADKKELDLLIKCRSWLESEKPLREFVVNPEEEKILRGFQFLTAKPILYVINIGESQIPETELIIHQFDDLKSENATVTALCASIEKEIAELEPEDQAAFLKDMGIREPALFNLIYRSYELLGLISFFTVGEDECRAWTIRRGSNAQKAAGAIHTDLERGFIRAEVVAYEDMIANGNYAACRAKGLVRLEGKEYVVKDGDILEIRFNI; this is encoded by the coding sequence ATGCAGATCGGAATTGCTGGACTTCCGTATTCCGGGAAGAGCGCGCTCTTTTCCACATTGCTTTGCCATAAATCGGCGGACGATTCTTTCAAGGGGAAAATCGAATCAGAGCGCGGCGTCGTCAAAGTTCCCGATGAACGGTTGGAGCGATTAGCGGCAGTGTTCAATCCGAAAAGTAAGGTCAATTCGACCGTCGAATACCTGAAAGTCCCCGGTCTGGAAAGCGATCAAAAGAGTTCTCACGGATTGCCGCCGCAGTTTCTGGCAAACATGAAAACTGTCGATGCTATTTTACTTGTCGTTCGCTCGTTTGAGAATGAAATGTTTCCACACCCGTTCAACCGCATCGATCCCAAATCTGACATCGCGTTTGCAAATTCGGAGTTTCTTTTAGCGGATTTGACGATTATCGAAACGCGTGTCGAGCGGCTTGAGAAGCAACTCCGGAAAATTCAAAACGAGGCGGATAAAAAAGAACTCGACCTGTTGATCAAATGTCGTTCGTGGCTTGAATCGGAAAAGCCGCTGAGGGAATTTGTCGTCAATCCTGAAGAGGAAAAAATCCTGCGCGGATTCCAGTTTTTAACCGCAAAACCAATTCTCTACGTAATCAATATCGGTGAAAGTCAGATTCCTGAGACAGAATTGATCATTCATCAATTTGACGATTTGAAATCAGAAAACGCGACCGTCACAGCGCTATGTGCGTCGATTGAAAAGGAAATCGCCGAACTTGAACCGGAAGATCAGGCGGCTTTTTTGAAGGATATGGGCATTCGGGAACCAGCGCTGTTCAATTTAATTTATCGTTCTTACGAATTGCTGGGATTGATCTCATTTTTCACCGTCGGTGAGGACGAGTGTCGGGCGTGGACGATTCGGCGCGGATCAAACGCGCAGAAAGCCGCGGGCGCGATTCATACCGACCTCGAACGCGGATTCATCCGGGCGGAAGTCGTCGCCTATGAAGATATGATCGCCAACGGCAATTATGCCGCCTGCCGCGCCAAAGGATTGGTTCGCCTCGAAGGGAAAGAGTATGTTGTGAAAGACGGCGACATTCTGGAAATTCGGTTTAATATCTGA
- a CDS encoding N-acetyltransferase, with translation MQRFIRFPWKIYRGNASWVPPLISEQKAMFDRTKFPFFEHSEAEFFLAYQTRRIVGRIAAIRNNNHLKIYHDDTGFFGFFESIDDQSVANALFAAAEDWLKYHGLKRIRGPENYSQNEECGLLMDAYDKPPVLMMTYNPPYYPKLIEAAGFKKVIDMYAYAIEGAEKIPERLVTAVADIRKNADFTVRNIDMKKLDEEVEKIKKVYNAAWSENWSAVPFTDKEVEHLKNSLKQIVVPDMVFIAEIKGEPVGVSLTIPDINQALIHLNGRLFPFGIFKLLWHSRRINKARVIIMGVMKEHRHKGIDILFYYKTFHNGLKHGFNCGEMSWILENNAPMRRALEKIYGTKIDKTYRLYEKPIA, from the coding sequence ATGCAACGGTTCATCCGATTCCCGTGGAAAATTTATCGCGGAAATGCCTCATGGGTTCCACCGTTGATTTCCGAACAGAAAGCAATGTTTGATCGAACAAAATTCCCTTTCTTCGAGCATTCGGAAGCGGAATTCTTTCTGGCGTATCAAACCCGGCGCATTGTCGGTCGTATCGCGGCTATCCGAAACAACAATCATTTGAAAATATACCACGACGATACCGGATTTTTCGGATTTTTCGAATCCATTGACGATCAAAGCGTCGCCAATGCGCTTTTTGCGGCGGCAGAAGATTGGCTGAAATATCATGGTTTGAAACGCATTCGCGGACCGGAAAATTATTCGCAGAACGAAGAGTGCGGATTGCTGATGGACGCCTATGACAAGCCGCCGGTTTTGATGATGACCTACAATCCGCCTTATTATCCAAAATTGATCGAAGCGGCGGGATTTAAAAAAGTCATCGATATGTACGCCTATGCAATTGAAGGTGCCGAAAAGATACCAGAGAGATTGGTGACCGCCGTCGCGGATATTCGAAAAAATGCTGACTTTACCGTTCGGAATATCGATATGAAAAAACTGGACGAAGAAGTCGAAAAAATTAAAAAAGTCTATAACGCCGCTTGGTCTGAAAATTGGAGCGCGGTTCCGTTTACCGACAAAGAAGTCGAACATCTGAAAAATTCTCTCAAACAGATCGTCGTGCCTGATATGGTTTTTATCGCCGAGATCAAGGGCGAACCGGTTGGTGTATCGCTCACAATTCCCGATATCAATCAAGCGCTGATTCATCTGAATGGACGGCTTTTCCCATTCGGAATTTTTAAATTGCTTTGGCACAGCCGCCGGATCAACAAGGCGCGCGTTATCATTATGGGCGTTATGAAGGAACACCGTCACAAAGGAATCGACATCCTGTTTTATTACAAGACATTTCATAATGGCTTGAAACACGGATTTAATTGTGGCGAGATGTCGTGGATTCTGGAAAATAATGCGCCGATGCGCCGCGCTCTGGAAAAAATCTACGGCACAAAAATCGACAAAACTTATCGTCTTTATGAAAAGCCGATCGCTTGA